In the Streptomyces sp. BHT-5-2 genome, one interval contains:
- the coaBC gene encoding bifunctional phosphopantothenoylcysteine decarboxylase/phosphopantothenate--cysteine ligase CoaBC, protein MDKRERPRVVLGVSGGVAAYKACELLRRFTESGHDVRVVPTASALHFVGEATWSALSGNPATTEVWESVHEVPHVRIGQAADLVVVAPATADMLAKAAHGLADDLLTNTLLTARCPVVFAPAMHTEMWENPATQENVATLRRRGALVVEPAVGRLTGVDTGKGRFPDPVEIFDLCRQVLARGAQGLPQDLAGRHVVVSAGGTREPLDPVRYLGNRSSGRQGYALARTAAARGARVTLVAGNTELPDPAGVDVVRIGTARQLREAVLKAAADADAVVMAAAVADFRPAVYAPGKIKKREGQEPEPIALVRNPDILAELSAERARPGQLVVGFAAETDDVLANGRAKLARKGCDLLVVNEVGEHRTFGSTENEAVILATDGTETPVPYGPKEALADTVWDLVVPRLAEPRP, encoded by the coding sequence ATGGACAAGCGCGAGCGGCCCAGGGTCGTCCTGGGGGTCAGCGGCGGTGTCGCCGCGTACAAGGCGTGCGAGCTGCTGCGCAGGTTCACGGAGTCCGGCCACGACGTCCGGGTGGTGCCGACCGCCTCGGCGCTGCACTTCGTCGGCGAGGCCACCTGGTCGGCGCTGTCCGGCAACCCCGCCACCACCGAGGTCTGGGAGTCCGTGCACGAGGTCCCGCACGTCCGCATCGGCCAGGCCGCCGACCTCGTCGTGGTCGCCCCGGCCACCGCCGACATGCTGGCCAAGGCCGCCCACGGCCTCGCCGACGACCTGCTGACCAACACCCTGCTCACGGCCCGCTGCCCGGTGGTCTTCGCGCCCGCGATGCACACCGAGATGTGGGAGAACCCCGCCACCCAGGAGAACGTCGCCACCCTGCGGCGCCGCGGCGCGCTGGTCGTCGAGCCCGCGGTGGGCCGGCTCACCGGCGTCGACACCGGCAAGGGCCGCTTCCCCGACCCGGTGGAGATCTTCGACCTGTGCCGCCAGGTGCTGGCCCGCGGTGCCCAGGGCCTGCCGCAGGACCTCGCCGGCCGCCATGTCGTGGTCAGCGCGGGTGGCACCCGCGAGCCGCTGGACCCGGTGCGCTACCTCGGCAACCGCTCCTCCGGCCGGCAGGGCTACGCCCTCGCCCGCACCGCCGCGGCCCGCGGCGCCCGGGTCACGCTCGTCGCCGGCAACACCGAGCTGCCCGACCCGGCCGGTGTGGACGTGGTCCGCATCGGCACCGCGCGCCAGCTGCGCGAGGCGGTGCTGAAGGCCGCCGCGGACGCCGACGCGGTGGTGATGGCCGCCGCGGTCGCCGATTTCCGGCCCGCCGTCTACGCCCCCGGCAAGATCAAGAAGCGGGAGGGTCAGGAGCCGGAACCGATCGCGCTGGTACGGAATCCGGACATCCTTGCGGAGCTCTCCGCCGAGCGGGCCCGCCCCGGCCAGCTGGTCGTCGGCTTCGCCGCCGAGACCGACGACGTGCTCGCCAACGGCCGCGCCAAGCTCGCCCGCAAGGGCTGCGACCTCCTGGTCGTCAACGAGGTCGGCGAGCACCGGACCTTCGGTTCGACCGAGAACGAGGCCGTGATCCTGGCCACGGACGGCACCGAGACGCCCGTCCCGTACGGGCCGAAGGAGGCCCTCGCCGACACCGTCTGGGACCTGGTCGTCCCCCGACTGGCCGAGCCGCGCCCCTGA